The Sorghum bicolor cultivar BTx623 chromosome 6, Sorghum_bicolor_NCBIv3, whole genome shotgun sequence genome contains the following window.
ATATCAgcagtgtttgcagtttgcacgaCCATGCAATGACACCTCCACGGCTCCACAGCCTAAGttgtacacacacacacacagaaatTTTCCGCAAAAAAGTTACAAATGAAGATAGCCAAAACAACAATTCTGTAATGCAGTGGAAGAAATAACCGTGCAAACAATTAGGGCAAAATGCAGTCTGATCTGAGCAAAAGTACATTGCAGGGTGATCTAATATAGTGGTATGATGAATAGAAAGGAAATGAGGACCAATACACCCATTTGTTTCTAGAAAGAACAGATACAAGAGGCCCGAGACTCCATGTCACACTGCTTCAAGTCATAAGTCGTCAGACCAATATCAAATTGTGTCAAACTCGAAAATTAATGTtcactatttctatttttcgcACTAATTTAGCAGTCAGAGACCAAGTAACCATTATGTGCTGCACAAGAATACATAGTGATCTCAATTCGATACACTTATATGTTAGATTTGTCTGGGTATTgtctccagttcaaatttcaaACTACCACTGAGATGCAAATGCAAAACTGTAAACACATTCTTGCTCTGATGACTGATCAAACACAAATCTGCAGTTACAGTTAAAAAATTAGACCTAACTGCTGCCAAAAGTGTATTTCCGTATTCATAGCGGAAAAAAgtcagaaaaaaaaatccataaAGACCCAAaataaactagactcaaaatatgACAAATTGGTCGTCATTATTGTCTATCTCGAAGTTTGGCACTAGTATAGCATACAGACCCAAAAGCCATAATGTGTTGGACAAAAGCAATTGGCGATATGCAAATGTCCCCTGTTCAATTTCCCCATGGATCATGCACAATACAAACAACCACACAGATGGAGCAAAACTTGTAACACACTGTTActactgatcaaacaagacaaaGTTGTTGAGAGAGGAAAAAAACAAGTAAAACACTCAAGGCTAAGATCAAGTTCACAACCTTATGGCCCTCGTACACGTCGTCCTCCCAGTCATTGAAATCGCCAAATACAGCCTCTTCACTGCAATGGATGGGCCGTAACATACAGCAACATGAACAACAAAAGCTAAAATCACACGATCGTCGACACAAAACCGAAACGAGCAAATCTAAGTGACGCACCATTGTCGCATGTAGTCCGGGCTGCTGCTGCCGACGAGGCGGAGGGTGCGCTTTCCCGCGTTCTTCCTGCACGCCGACGGCGCAAACACCACGAATCAAAACCATCCAAATTAGTACCAAATAAATCCCCCAAACTTTATCGCCAAGCGGGCGCTACAAAACCAACAAGCAGGAGCGCAAAGCATCCAACACAACACACCCGGGGTGCGGACGGCGGCCGATGAGGGGGCGGCGGTCGAAGGGCGACTTGAAGCGGACGTAgcggaggtcgtcgtcgtcgtagaAGTCGTAATCCACCGCCCTGTCCATCTTGGCGAGatacttcttcaccttcttcacgGCGACACCAGCTCCACCCCTCGCCTCCGACTTGGGGATTCCGCGCGGGTGGAGGCCCTGCACGACCTCGAAGAACCCAGCGCTCCCGTATCCATCTGCAAACCCCCGCCCGCACACCGATCAGGGCAAGGTACAAAATCCGGAGGAACGAGCAACCAAActaaactaaaaagaaaatttCCTAAAAGGAAAACCAGATCAAAAGCACATTGGGATGATCAGAGGCGCTTATGTAGTGCAGCGTACATCTCTCGTACGAGGCCATGGGGGAAGGGGAAGTGGCCGGCTTGGTGCGGAAACCTAGCAGTCGACGCGCGCGAGGTGGGGTGGTTGCGGAAGTGGTCGGCGaggaaagaagccgcgaggcgaTCCGTTGCAAGACGGTGTTGCGGTGTTTTCTGACACTGGTGTGGAGGCGGAGGGGTTTTTAGCAGAGTCTTTTGTGGGGAATTCTTTCTTCCCAGAGAAGACAAGAGACAAGACACAGCCAAATGCGTCGGAAGCCGAACGGTTTGGGGCTTTGTGGGCTCAAATAGCCTCTGGGTAAAGGAAGGAAATGGGTAAAAACAGATACAGCTGTACAGTAGATCCCATGGGCCTAAATCGGCATGGGTTGGCCCAAATCGGGTCATGTTCAAAGCAACGCACGCGGCTGCCCTGCCTCTGCATAGGACGCATCCGCCACTTCTTCCGCATTTCCTCAAACActtcgcgcgccgccgccgccgccgccactctcCGGCGTCGTCTACTCGGCTCCGTCCCCCCGCCAGGAAGCAGACCACCACCCCAATCCCTCTCGTCCTTCAGAGATGCAGAAGGTTCGTCTCAAATGGGTGAAGAACCGGGGCCTGGACCACCTGATCGAGCGCACCACCTCCATCCGCGCGTCCTGCCTGCTGCTCGACCACCTCTCGCGCCTCCCCGGCTCCTCCCCCGTGCCGGCGCGCTCCCTCGCTCGCCTCCAGAAGCCGCTTGGCCTCACGGTGCCTGTGCTTCGCTTCCTTCGCCGCCATCCCACGCTCTTCTCCGAGCAACCGCACCCTCGGTTCCCCACGCTGCCCTCCTTCTCCCTCACGTCCGCGTCACACACCCTCCTGGCCCGCCTCGCCGATGCCTCTGCGCACGACGCGCACCTCCGCCTcgcgcgcctcctcctcctcacccGCTCCAGGTCGCTCCCGCTCGCCTCCGTGCTCCCGCTCCGCTTCGACCTCGGCCTGCCGTTCAACTTCGCCGCCGCGTTTCCGGCCTCCCACCCCGGTGTCTTCGCCGTCGCCAACAACCGCATCTCCCTACGGTCCGCCTCCGGCCTACCCGAAGACATCGCCGTCTCCTCCCTCCAACGCCGTCACGCCGCGGCAATCGACTCCGCGACCTACCGCGCGCTGTCCCGGCCGCCGTCCTCTTCGAGCGCTCCGCTCGCGTTCCCGATGCGATTCCCGCGGGGGTACGGCGGGATGAAGAAGGTCAAGGCCTGGATGGATGAGTTCCACCGCCTTCCCTACATCTCGCCGTACGACGACGCGTCAGGGGTCGACCCTGAGAGCGACATTTACGAGAAGAGGAACATCGGCTTGCTACATGAGCTGCTCGGGCTAACGGTGCACAAGATGGTGCGGAGGAACGCCATCCGGCTTCTTCGGGAGGAGCTGGGCCTGCCACACAGGTTCACTAGGCTGTTCACGCGGTACCCTGGGGTGTTCTACCTGTCGTTGAAGTGCAAGACAACGACTGTGGTGCTTCGTGAGGGGTACGAGAGAGGGAAGCTCGTGGAGCACCATCCCCTGGCTGCTGTGAGGGACAAGGTGCATTATGTGATGCGCACTGGAGTGCTGTACCGCGGAAAGGGTTTGTCCAAGCTTGTTCTGGATGAGGATGGCACTGAGGAAGAGGGTGCACTGAATGAGGAGGAATTTGAAGGGGAGGGAATGGACGAGGATGCTGATGTTGAGTGCTTCGGAATGGAGATTGTGGATGACGATGGGCCTGTTGGTGATGTGGATGATGAAGGTGATAGTGATGGCTGACATGGATTGACGATTCTTGCCTTCTTGATTTATGTTTTGCAATTGTGTCTTCAGTCATGAGTTACAGTGACTGTGGGTTTGATTCAACTTATTAGTGGCTCCAAATGAGAAGTTCAGCAAGTTATTGTAGATTGTATCATGCTCTGTTAATACTTTGATATATGCTACATTCATCTGCTTAAGAAGTAGCAAGCTAAATTTAATATGTAGCTCTTGGTTGGAGAGTTAGAGCATTGTTTATGGTTCTGTATATAGCATGGGGGCCCAATACTTCTATATATCAATTTTTATGAAATTTGAGGTACACACAAAATCGAATGGGAAATATCTCAGCCTTTTTTTATTAGCTAAAGTGCAGTCTCTTATAATAAGGTAATTTTCATTGCCAATTGTCTTGCTACCATTCTAGAGATTGCATTTGTTTCATAAGTTTATGCTTTACAGGATTTTTCTGATATTCCATAGGATAAAACCTTTAATTCTGTAGATGACTCTTAGTTGCCATCTAGTGCTTGAGTTACCTTCACCTTTAATCATTTATTGGGGTGTTCAGCCAGAAATAGCTGAATCCAAAATATAAGGAAGTGTAATTCTGACCTGTATCATCAAAAGATTCTCATATCACTGTACCCCTGGCTTATGGGGCTTATGTGTTGGAGTTTTTGGGAGATGCTTAACCTTCGTTACAAAGACACCATGTATCTAGGTAAATAGAAGTCTTCATGTTATTTTTCTAGCTTCACCCCTGTTTATTTAAGCATGCCGCCACAGCTTGTTCACTTCAGTGTTTAAATCAAGTCAAGCACACATTTTGGCGTTAGATGTTCTCTCCAAGGTGACAAATCGGTTGGTGAAAAGTTGGGGCAAGATTGGAGATAAACTGCTCTTTTAACTTCTAGATGTCATTTGGGAAAAAGATATTTGGATCATTTCAGGTAATTGAAAAGGCCTCACTGTCCTAACCTCTATATAGGCTCTGAGCCTCTCACAGTCTCACCAATGATGGTCATGGGTGTGGTAATTCGCAAAATTGCTGACCATTGGTCCTCACATCATTCCAGCTAACTATCATGTTGTTGACTCAGGAACCCTTGCAATCCTCATAGCGATTTTTGGAAGACAGTGGAATCAAATTTGTGATGTGCACATATTGAATTTCGTGTTCTACGGTTCTCTGATTTCATTTGTGCCCTTTCTGATTTTAAATTGCGCCGGTCACGTTCTTTTAGTAACATTAAGTATGAAATACCAACAGTTTTACTCTACGTTCGACCTAATGTTGGATGCCAGCCTCTTTTGAAAAATCCTGGAAAGTGTCTCACTGTTCAGACTTCCAAGTCACTTGCATGTGCAGCTAGAAAACCATGTGAATATGCTCTTGTGCCTC
Protein-coding sequences here:
- the LOC110436399 gene encoding uncharacterized protein LOC110436399, encoding MASYERYGYGSAGFFEVVQGLHPRGIPKSEARGGAGVAVKKVKKYLAKMDRAVDYDFYDDDDLRYVRFKSPFDRRPLIGRRPHPGKNAGKRTLRLVGSSSPDYMRQCEEAVFGDFNDWEDDVYEGHKHTNRISK
- the LOC8055952 gene encoding protein ROOT PRIMORDIUM DEFECTIVE 1 encodes the protein MQKVRLKWVKNRGLDHLIERTTSIRASCLLLDHLSRLPGSSPVPARSLARLQKPLGLTVPVLRFLRRHPTLFSEQPHPRFPTLPSFSLTSASHTLLARLADASAHDAHLRLARLLLLTRSRSLPLASVLPLRFDLGLPFNFAAAFPASHPGVFAVANNRISLRSASGLPEDIAVSSLQRRHAAAIDSATYRALSRPPSSSSAPLAFPMRFPRGYGGMKKVKAWMDEFHRLPYISPYDDASGVDPESDIYEKRNIGLLHELLGLTVHKMVRRNAIRLLREELGLPHRFTRLFTRYPGVFYLSLKCKTTTVVLREGYERGKLVEHHPLAAVRDKVHYVMRTGVLYRGKGLSKLVLDEDGTEEEGALNEEEFEGEGMDEDADVECFGMEIVDDDGPVGDVDDEGDSDG